CGCGGCTGTCAAACACGATCGGCCCCGGGACGAGTTTTTCATAGCTGTCCCAAAGACCCCTTGTTTTACTATACTCCTTTAAATCGTAAGGGTAAAAAATCATCGGTCTGTTTAATAATGAAAATTCATAAGGAATGGAAGAATAATCACTAATTAAAATATCGGTAATCAATAAAATTTCATTAATATCAGAACCGGTGGAATAATCAAATGCAAAGCCGGGATACTGCTCTTCAACATTGATTTTATTCTTAAGTACTGGATGGCTGCGCACCAGAAGCACATATTCTGCTCCAAGTTCACGCTGCAGCATATCAAGATCAAGCTGCAGTTCAAACTCATCCAGCTGGTCATCCCGATAGGTCGGTGCGTACAAAATCACTTTTTTGTCTTTTAGAACTGTATTTTCCCGATATAGTTTTTCTTTAACAGCTTTCGTCCGAATTTCACTAAAAAAAAGATCGGTTCTTGGTACACCGGTCCGTAAAAAATTGGCGGATGAAAGTTGAAAAGCTTCTTTAAATATATCAGCCATCGCGTCCGATCCAACAACGACTTTGTGAAAGTTTTTGTAAACATGTAAAAACCGCTTATGCGCACGCCGGCTTCTAAAGGAAATGGATTCATCCTTCAGTCCAAACGTTTTAATAGCGCCCGCGGCATGCCAAAGCTGTATGCATTCTGTTTCTTTCTTAAAATTGGTGACTGACAGGAAACCAAAATAATTGTCCACCAGGACCACTCTGGAAGTTGCCAGGTGATACGCCGACCTGGCCATGCTCATTATCGAATTTTCAAAGGTGATAAGTTTTGCACTGGGCTGGTAGGGCTGCAATTTAGGTATCGCGTTTTTCGCTGCCAAAAAAACAATATGGCTATCCGGCTGCAGCTTCTTCAATTCTTCATAAAGAAACACGGAGTTATCCCCAAAAGAGACAACAAAGGTTACCTTATTCTTCCGCACAGGAAACAGTTTACAAAATGTAAACTGGAGCTTGAAGTAAAACAGATACAGCCAGATAGCTATTTCTTTAACCATTTTTAACAGTAAATAGATCTTTTTTGATCTGAGAGGTCGAGATTCCGATCGTACGCGGCAAATAAACCACTTCACAATACTCTTTCAAGAAGTCAAATTTCCCTTCCCAGTCATCACCCATTACAAAAATATCGATGTTGTTATCCACGACATCAGAGATTTTTTGGTCCCAAGTCTTTTCCGCAATGACTTCATCCACATAACGGATGGACTCCAAAATCATTTTGCGGTTCTCAAAGCTGTGGTATGATTTTTTATTTTTGATCGCATTGAACTCATCTGCCGATAAACCAACAGTCAGATGGTCACCAAGATCTTTTGCTCTACTTAATAAGTTGATATGCCCCCAATGAAGCAGGTCAAATGTACCGTATGTTAATACCTTTTTCATCTTACAATCCTCTCCTTAAATTGTTCTAGTTGTATTTACCCTATTTCCAATAAATTAATAACAGGTAAATAATTTGTAAATTATATTCATGCTTGTCTATCTCGCTATTAATCTCTTCGCATGGAATTGACGTTTTATTAACTTATTGTAAATGTTTTATGAATAATATAAAGGGAATACAAATTAAAAGCTTCTTTATATAGTAGCGTTAAAGCACTGCGCGGCCGATAATAAGCTCATTTCAGCATTGTGTTAACGAAATCTTAATATACTTTTTACAAACTTAGAAGTTTCATGGTATACTAGGCTTTAAAAGATGTTCCCTTTTGAAACGTCAATACTTATAATATAATCTTTAAGGTCTTTTTACAAGGTCTTAATAAACAATGACATTTATTTCTTGGTCACTCGATTCATGGGAATAAATGCAACTCACACATATAAACAGCTGAGAAATAGCATAGGCATTTAGCTGCAGGCTGGACGTCGGACAAACCTAGTCCTGCTGCAGAGGCTGTGTTTGACTTAATCACTAAAAGTGGGGAATTAATATGAACAATACAGTGAACATATTAGGAATAGACTTTCTAAATACAACGATTAACAACTTTATAAATACACTTCAATCTCACCTTGAGGACCGTAAGAAGGCATTCGTCGTAACGGCGAACCCTGAAGTCGTGATGAAGGCGCGTAAAGAAGAAGATTTTATGAGTGTCATCAAAAACGCGGACTACGTGACAGCAGACGGAATCGGCATCATTAAATCAGCAGGTCTTCTCGGACTTCCGCTCCCTGAGCGCGTGACTGGTTTTGATCTGACCCTTCGCCTGCTAAGCCTTGCGAATGAGAAAAACTACAGTGTTTATCTGCTTGGCGGACAGGACAAGGTGATTGAAAAAGCTGCAGAAGCGATTGAAGCGGAATATCCAAGCGTGACCATCGCCGGTTATCATCATGGATTCTTTGATCTGAACGATGATAAAATCCCGAGCACGATCGAGCACATTAAACCGGACATCGTCCTGGTTGCTCTAGGTGCCGGCCGCCAGGAAGCCTGGATCAGCCAGCATCTTTCCCGCTTCGAGCATGGTATCTTCATGGGTGTCGGCGGCACATTTGATGTTCTTGCCGGAGAAGTGCAGCGTGCACCTGAAGTATGGCAGAAAATGAACCTGGAGTGGTTCTACCGCCTAGTGAAGCAGCCATCACGCTGGAAACGGCAGATCGCTCTTCCGCAATTTGCTTTTAAAGTTCTTCAACTCAAAATGCAGCAGATGACGAAAGTTCCAGTCCGATAAAATTTCATCAAACCATCCCTGGAAAGGAAAGCATTCTTGCTTCTCCTGCCGGGGATTTTTTATTGGACTGTGCAGTGTTTCCAAATATTTATATTTTTATACATTAGATTGGAATTTCTATGATATAATTCGATAGAAAAAATAAAAATTTTGACAATAAACATGTTGTTTCTGTTGCAACCTACAAGAATAGACAATTCTTTTCGACCCTTATGAGAGTATACAGAAACATATCTTGAAATTGATGAGGTGTCATATGCTTTACGTTACACTGTTCGTATGTTTTCTAGCATCGATCATACTAACACCTTTAGTAAAAAAAGCCGCCTTTTTCATCGGAGCGGTCGATAATCCCAACAACCGAAAAGTACATGCGAAAGTGATGCCTCGTGCAGGCGGACTCGCCATTTTTATCAGCTTTTTAATCGGCTTCTGGATTTTACACCCGGAAAGCCCCTATACGATGCCCATCCTAATAGGGTCAGCTATCATTATTATGACCGGTTTACTCGATGATATTTACGAATTATCACCAAAAGTAAAACTCGCTGGGCAGATTGCAGCAGCTCTGTGTGTTGTCGTTTTCGGAGGCATTCAGGTACATTTCATCAACCTTCCCTTCGACGGGCGCCTGGAACTGGGCTGGTTCAGCATTCCGCTAACGGTCCTTTGGATCCTGGCCATCACTAACGCGATCAACCTGATTGACGGTTTGGACGGGCTTGCTGCAGGTGTTTCTTCTATAGTACTGTTTACGATTGCCGCAATGGCCTTTATCATGGGCAACGTCCTTGTTATGGCTGTTGCAGGTATCGTTTTAGCTGGAACTCTTGGATTTTTGTTCTACAACTTTCATCCCGCTAAAATTTTCATGGGGGATACGGGAGCATTGTTCTTAGGGTTTATCATCTCGGTCGTATCACTCCTCGGGTTTAAAAACGTTACATTGTTTTCCCTTGTGGTCCCGGTGATCATCCTTGGTGTTCCCATATCTGATACGATCTTTGCGATCATCAGACGGATTCTGCATAAACAGCCGCTGTCCGCACCAGATAAATCGCATCTGCATCACTGCCTGCTGCGCCTGGGATACTCCCACCGCACAACCGTATTGCTCATCTATGCGATGAGCGCAGTATTCGGAATTGCAGCGATCCTCTTCTCTACATCAACGCTTTGGGGCTCATTGTTCATTATCGCCATACTTACCCTTGGCATTGAGCTTGTTGTCGAGGGAGTCGGACTGGTTGGCCAAAATTACAGACCCGTACTGAACGCCATCAGGCGGCCTAATAAATAGGAAGAAAGTGAAAACCCTCTCTCCTTGGCGGAGAGGGTTTTTTTTGGTGAGTCTGGCTGAGATCGTTTTTGAGATACCCCCAGCCGTATGTTAGTTTCCATAATGTCCGTTTGGCTTGTATTTCTTCGATTTCGGCTTGTATTTTCTTATTTTGGACAGTATTTTCTCTGTTTTGGCGGGTAAATCATGTGTTTTGGACAGTAAATGAGTACTTCAGCTCCAATAAGCCGCTTTGGGTGCCCCTGTGTAAGCTTCAGAACCCCTAATTAGTCCTTTTTTTAAAAAACTGCTCCCCCAGCCGTCCTTTTTCGCTTTTAAAAAGAAAAAACCATCCACTCCCAGGAGGCAGTCCTCCCGGTATGGATGGTTTTCTCAATTTGTCTATTAGCGGTGCCAGGCACCGCCGCGCCATTAGGCATCGCGCCATTAACATGGTTATTGGTTCTCTCCGCCGCCTGGGTGTTTGAAGTCTACAAAGGCTGGCGTGATGTTGATGGAGTTGATATTGTGCACAAATAAGACGGCATCAATATCATGCTGGTCAATGTATTCATAGACGCTCTTCTGTTTGTAGTGGCGCATATCTAGAATCCTTGTCTCGCTATAGTTGCGGGACAGGAACTGAATCATCGGGTTCACATACGAATCCTTCAGAATCAGCACTTTAGGTCCTTTTGGCTTGTTCGGGTTCTTGATGACAGCCTCCGATACATCTCCAGAGAAATAAGTCTCATAACGGTTGGCATATGTCCCCTCTGACTTTAACTTGGACATGTCATAAAATTTATGGCCGCACGTTTTTCGATAACAGATCGAAATCGGTTTTTCTTTAAATTTAGGCTGAGCAATCGTAATTGTATCCGGTTTGGAAGCATACGACTTCGTTGTTTTCCGTGCGTCCGATCCATAAAATGTCTCAGGAGCCTCTTTCCATGTAAACTCGCTTTTCGGAATCGGCTTGCCGACGCCAGGATGCTGTTTGCTCATTTCATCAATAACCTTTTCATACGCATAATGAGCTGCGCGCGGTTTCCAGTGATGGTCAGTGTGGAAATACATATTGTCCTCTTGAAGATGAGGCTGAATCGTCGGCCTTAAATCCATCGCATGAACATCCTTTGAGAAACCTGCTATCAGCTTGTCCGACAGTTCATTGCCGTGAGCCTCGATGTAATCCGGGAGTTTTTTCTCCATAATGGTGGATTTATTCGGTGGCAATGCAAAATACACATCAATGTTTTTCTTTTTCAGCGTATGAGCGAAGGAATTGACCTTATCGTTTACTTCCTTCGTCTTATCTTTCGGATGCACCGGATTGATCAGGTAGCCATTCTTTAGAGAATACACATCCCGTATCTCATCCTTCTGCATGATGTATTTATCAACC
This genomic stretch from Fictibacillus marinisediminis harbors:
- a CDS encoding WecB/TagA/CpsF family glycosyltransferase, with amino-acid sequence MNNTVNILGIDFLNTTINNFINTLQSHLEDRKKAFVVTANPEVVMKARKEEDFMSVIKNADYVTADGIGIIKSAGLLGLPLPERVTGFDLTLRLLSLANEKNYSVYLLGGQDKVIEKAAEAIEAEYPSVTIAGYHHGFFDLNDDKIPSTIEHIKPDIVLVALGAGRQEAWISQHLSRFEHGIFMGVGGTFDVLAGEVQRAPEVWQKMNLEWFYRLVKQPSRWKRQIALPQFAFKVLQLKMQQMTKVPVR
- a CDS encoding DHHW family protein, giving the protein MKKKAADIVLVGFLLLFIFGFGLWIWLKDDQHVSALENRDLKMRPDATVQRLLSGDYFKQFEAYFNDQFPGRQAFIEANASVDKYIMQKDEIRDVYSLKNGYLINPVHPKDKTKEVNDKVNSFAHTLKKKNIDVYFALPPNKSTIMEKKLPDYIEAHGNELSDKLIAGFSKDVHAMDLRPTIQPHLQEDNMYFHTDHHWKPRAAHYAYEKVIDEMSKQHPGVGKPIPKSEFTWKEAPETFYGSDARKTTKSYASKPDTITIAQPKFKEKPISICYRKTCGHKFYDMSKLKSEGTYANRYETYFSGDVSEAVIKNPNKPKGPKVLILKDSYVNPMIQFLSRNYSETRILDMRHYKQKSVYEYIDQHDIDAVLFVHNINSINITPAFVDFKHPGGGENQ
- the tagD gene encoding glycerol-3-phosphate cytidylyltransferase, giving the protein MKKVLTYGTFDLLHWGHINLLSRAKDLGDHLTVGLSADEFNAIKNKKSYHSFENRKMILESIRYVDEVIAEKTWDQKISDVVDNNIDIFVMGDDWEGKFDFLKEYCEVVYLPRTIGISTSQIKKDLFTVKNG
- a CDS encoding glycosyltransferase family 4 protein translates to MLYVTLFVCFLASIILTPLVKKAAFFIGAVDNPNNRKVHAKVMPRAGGLAIFISFLIGFWILHPESPYTMPILIGSAIIIMTGLLDDIYELSPKVKLAGQIAAALCVVVFGGIQVHFINLPFDGRLELGWFSIPLTVLWILAITNAINLIDGLDGLAAGVSSIVLFTIAAMAFIMGNVLVMAVAGIVLAGTLGFLFYNFHPAKIFMGDTGALFLGFIISVVSLLGFKNVTLFSLVVPVIILGVPISDTIFAIIRRILHKQPLSAPDKSHLHHCLLRLGYSHRTTVLLIYAMSAVFGIAAILFSTSTLWGSLFIIAILTLGIELVVEGVGLVGQNYRPVLNAIRRPNK
- a CDS encoding CDP-glycerol glycerophosphotransferase family protein, translating into MVKEIAIWLYLFYFKLQFTFCKLFPVRKNKVTFVVSFGDNSVFLYEELKKLQPDSHIVFLAAKNAIPKLQPYQPSAKLITFENSIMSMARSAYHLATSRVVLVDNYFGFLSVTNFKKETECIQLWHAAGAIKTFGLKDESISFRSRRAHKRFLHVYKNFHKVVVGSDAMADIFKEAFQLSSANFLRTGVPRTDLFFSEIRTKAVKEKLYRENTVLKDKKVILYAPTYRDDQLDEFELQLDLDMLQRELGAEYVLLVRSHPVLKNKINVEEQYPGFAFDYSTGSDINEILLITDILISDYSSIPYEFSLLNRPMIFYPYDLKEYSKTRGLWDSYEKLVPGPIVFDSREMVKVIKEKGYDMNKVQQFSAMWNQYHFGHSSRLLAEYILETERERNVNASGS